A window of Fusarium falciforme chromosome 1, complete sequence genomic DNA:
GAGTTCCTACAGGCAACCATGAGGTTGGATTTTAGGAAAAAGTACACAGGATTATAATCCCCATTCCACTGCTTCTCGCAGCCCAACTCTCCTCCAAGGCTGAGTTGTTGTCAACCTCTCCCTCTTTTTCTATCCCCATCTAGCGGCGCCTCGGGCGGCGGGAAGTGGCCCGAGGTGCCAAGTCCGGGTCAGCTAGGTATCCTCGCGAGGAAAGGCGCTTAGTGGtgagcctcatcctcctcctcggcctcgagccAGTCGGCGACCTCGGGGGTGCCAGAGGCGGTCTGGGCAGAGGTGTCCTGGCCCTCAATCTCGACGGCCATGCTCTCGTACTCCTTCAAGCTGCCAGCGAGGTCGGTCTCCTCAGGGGAGGCGGGGGTCTTGGGGGCGTTGAAGGTCTGGACCTGGCCCTCAGAGTCGGTCTCCTTGACGGCGGGGATCTTGtaggccttgagctccttgaggtAGAGCTCCTGGACGAAGTCGGCTGTTGGAGAGGGGTGTCAAGTCAGCAATTGAGCAACCATCGGACGGATTCAGGCGTTGCTGGGGCGCATTGGGCGTTGGGACTGCGAATGGAGATGGTGGACGTTATCCCGAGTCTGATCGTGGAGGCTTTGGCGACGTCGGAGCTCGGGTGGAGCGCAGCTTCGGCTATAGGACAGATCCGACCGACGACAATGAGGAATCGACACAGGGCGAGAAGGAGTCGGAAATCGCAACGGCGGGGGATCAAGGCATCGGCAGGGACAGCATCTTACCTCTCCGAGAGACGGTGGGAGCAATGAAGCCCCTCATCTGGACGGCATTGGGTCGGGCGACTCGAGAAACGGCCGCAACGGCGGAGCGAGCGCGCTATAAAAGAAGTTCTCGTCAGCGCTCCTCGCTCTCGGGCAGACTTGGTATGGAGAATTCGAGGGATCAATCGCTTACCGAAACCCGGGACAGTTGGCTGAGCATTTTGGATGGCTGGTCGTGGCTCAATTGGGTACTCCGGGGAGATGGGGGAATTGAGGGTTTTGGGGAAAAATCGTGAGAGTGCAGGCAAGACAGGCGCTCGCCCCCCCGGCTAGAGCGGTTCGGCCTTGCTATCGCGGTGTTGATGCCTCAGGCCGCTCGCACGGTTGCCCGGAGCTTTACGGGTGGCTGATGTCACGTGGCTTTGGAGGGGAACGATTGGCCAGATCTGGACCCAGATTGGCGATCTTGCTGCACAGCTTTCGGCTGCTGGGAATAAGCTTGCTTGATCCAACATTGACGACTTATACTGGGCTTCTTTTTGCCCGTATTATTTTCTTCTCTCATGGCGATTCTCCAATACATCTCACAATGCTCACATGACGGCTTCAGAATTCTTCCCCATCAACTACGGCATCAATTGTGGCGAGTGCCCCCTACATAACCCTCATGACTTCATCGTCCGATACCCTCTCACGCCATGAGCCATGATGATTCGACTTGGATCTATGAGAGGATCCCATTCCATGGCCCCGTGTCCATATGGTAAAGTCAAACAAGCTATCGATCAAGAGTCTTTTGATATACCAAAAAAGAAAtacacaaaaaaaaaaaaaggaatgATTCAGGAGCCGATCTGTTCTATCCGTCATTTTCGGCTCATATTCCCGGCCTTCCCGTGGTATCacatccttgagctcctAAATTATTCAACGCCCAATCATTCATGGCATCAATCCTCCGACCTTATCGCTGCTCCTCCTGGGACATTTGCGGAGAGATTGACTTGGCGCGAGCCGTCCTCCTCATGCCGCCAACAAAGATACTACCAGTGTAAACCAGGGCCGCGATACCAGCAATGACCGAGTAGGCAATGATATATCCCTTGGAGGAGCTTGCAAGCTGCAGGCCCAGTCCTCCGTTGATGATACCAAGGATCATGAGGATTCGACCGAACCAGATATGGACGTGGCTGATGACCCCTCGCTTGCCATGGCTTCTAAAGTATCGGTGATGGGCGAATCCAAGAATGGGTTGGAGACCCATCAGCGCAACAACAATTGTGCCCATCTTGGTGTGGGTTTGCTGCCACCACTATGAGTAACACGTTAGCACGGAGTCACGATGCGAGTGCATTCAAAAGGTTGACTTACATAGCCCCCGTCGCGGGCATAGACGTAACCCAGACCGAAGCCAGCCCACATACCCAGGAAGGCGATGAACTGCCAGCCGGCGTGGACAAACCATTTTCCAATGATGGGCATCAGAACAGCTCCCAGGGGGTATGCAGCAAGGAATACGATGGACATGATGATACCGTGAGCTCTCAGCACGGTCTTGCTCGGGCCAGAGGACTCGGTTACAACACCAGAGTTGGAatcggagccggagccggagccggagccagAACCGGAGCCAGAAccggagccagagccagagccagtcTTGGAGTCTGAATCGGAATTCGAGTCGGAATCGTCACTGCTAGAAGTGAAAGGGTTGCTATCAGAGCTCATGGATGCCTGAGCAAAGTTGACAGAGAAGCTGCTATGCTCGTCGTGCTCGCTGATTCTCTCCGAGACACTGGTCGAGTCTAGGGAGTCACCATTCTTCCAGGCCGCGATCCACGAGTTGGATCCCTCAAAGTCAAGACTATCGCAGTCACCGCACCGAATGTTGGCAATCAGCTTGCCGCCAGAGACGCCAGAGCCGGCGAGGAGTTCAACTGCTGTCCGCCTTGTGTATTGGGGCATAACATGGCCGGTGCCAGTCCGTGTGCTGAGAGTCACGTTGCCGTCGCCGTTCTGGTAGATGAGGAACATCTCGGCGCCTGACATGCCGGAACCGATACCGAGGCCGGCCCATTGGACGCTGCTGGGAGCTTCCATCTGGAAGTAGATGTTGCCAGAGCCCGAGCTGGCGGACGCCTCTGGGACGCCCCAGCGGAAACAGACGTCTCCATCGTTGGGGCAGAAGGCCGAGGTGACGGCTGATGTGCCGCGGACGTCTAGAAAAAGGCCGTGTTAGTCGGGGGATATACGATGGCATTGAGAGTCACTCACACAATGCCGCCGTGGAAGCTAATAGTGTGCCAACTGTCGACTTCATATTGGATCGAGATCTCTGGTGGATTCTGATTGTGAGAAACAGTCAAGATGGAATAACCCACAAGGAGGGCACATCGATGGTCATATATGTGCACAGATGGGGGGCGCCTCTTGTAACACGGTCAGGCCCATCTCGAAACGGTGATGGGTTGCGTGCGCTACGTGGTAGCCGCGGACTGCAAGCCACGCCCGGCACCAGAGACATGCCCTCCACTGCCTTACGAATCCCATGCAGGCTAGAGGCTCGGCAGATGAGCTCTAATTGGGGTAGTTCCGTCATCAAATGGAAGGGGGACGATCAAAGAGAAGCGCCAAGCAGGGGGGCGTGCATTGGCAAGACACGGGGTAATGGTCAAAGAAGATGGGCACGGCACAGCATGAGCATGAGCTCGACTGTGATGCTGTCGTCAGCTTCGGCTCCGCCCTTTGGTACCCAGCCCAGACCGTTTCTCCTCTGGGACCAGCGCGCAAATAGGGTTTCATCACACTGCCACGCTATCATGGGCTCAAACCGTTGCTGCGGATTCGGCAACTCGGCGAGGGTGTAGGAGACGAGATGG
This region includes:
- a CDS encoding DOMON domain-containing protein, which codes for MKSTVGTLLASTAALYVRGTSAVTSAFCPNDGDVCFRWGVPEASASSGSGNIYFQMEAPSSVQWAGLGIGSGMSGAEMFLIYQNGDGNVTLSTRTGTGHVMPQYTRRTAVELLAGSGVSGGKLIANIRCGDCDSLDFEGSNSWIAAWKNGDSLDSTSVSERISEHDEHSSFSVNFAQASMSSDSNPFTSSSDDSDSNSDSDSKTGSGSGSGSGSGSGSGSGSGSDSNSGVVTESSGPSKTVLRAHGIIMSIVFLAAYPLGAVLMPIIGKWFVHAGWQFIAFLGMWAGFGLGYVYARDGGYWWQQTHTKMGTIVVALMGLQPILGFAHHRYFRSHGKRGVISHVHIWFGRILMILGIINGGLGLQLASSSKGYIIAYSVIAGIAALVYTGSIFVGGMRRTARAKSISPQMSQEEQR